The Raphanus sativus cultivar WK10039 chromosome 2, ASM80110v3, whole genome shotgun sequence genome includes a region encoding these proteins:
- the LOC108842346 gene encoding sister chromatid cohesion protein SCC2, with the protein MSNPSSSGLGSNSSLTQFGIGLANSVQSDVASHLPLPSLPVFCGAARPGELKLFDEVAEGSSSSSGNRSLNRAEILSQSSRIANMLGETDVSYLDLRNEARELNCNSVEPFQLYDQVLRCNPGAFEYGIHGATCDPVCTNEEPLQRTSEPSVPVKIQRQADHHLARSIQPEPVKRVLRSNHVENHSWHPEPLINEPQDDIATHDSRPETITMNDSASKKSTGKKKRKDGAGPGASSVQPDSSVLQESIIKSFCEMLEDFCGKAEVPGDDRNDAEWSSMPVDEVRVLVTELMTIRSKMLLHMVPVDILSRLLHTLDHQIHRAEGLSINSEHSDSDSLALVLGALESIHASLAVMANCDMPKQLYKEEVIERILEFSRHQMMAVMSAYDPSYRSASKPADNVAFEGDDGDDLDPDMGSASKRRRTGKSGKVKKSAVNRISGTVNTALQKLCTILGLLKELLLVERLSDSCILQLLKTSMATFLVENIQLLQLKAISLISGIYNSYAQHRTYVIDEISQLLWKLPSSKRMLRAYHLPDEEQKQIQMVTALLIQLVHNSTSLPETLRQASSANSILETPVDVGYLTKCHEAATETCCLFWTRVLGRLASLKAQDASEIKVITENLVNDLLTALNLPEYPSVSLILEVLCVILLHNAGLKSKDVSARSMAIDLLGIIATRLKQDAVLCSEDRFWTLLESDSEGRVDQVGTKDCALCLGKSSGNLLVCQICPRRFHAGCLGLKELDIPSRNWHCPFCICKRQLLVLQSYCKTDTKSTGMVESEEDPNMITQTEVVQQMLLNYLQDAGSADDAHTFICWFHLCLWYKDVPKSQKRFKYYVIRLKAKSIIRNSGATTSLLTRDAVKKITLALGRNSSFSRGFDKILHMLLASLRENSPIIRAKAMRAVSTIVEADPEVLCDKRVQLAVEGRFCDSAISVREAALELVGRHIASHPDVGSKYFEKVAERIKDTGVSVRKRAIRIIRDMCTSNPSFSEFTSACAEILSRISDDESSIQDLVCKTFYEFWFEEPPGHHTQFASDASSIPVEVETKTKQMVGLLRRTPNHQLLVTIIKRALALDFFPQATKAAGINPVALATVRRRCELMCKCLLEKILQVEEMSREEGEVQVLPYVLLLHAFCLVDPWLCTPSSDPTKFVITLQPYLKCQVDSRIGAQFLESIIFIIDSVLPLIRKLPFSVTEDLEQDLKHMIVRHSFLTVVHACVRCLCSVSKLMGKGVSVVEHLLQFFFKRLESQVAVNNQIAGRSLFCLGLLIRHGNSLISTSGSRSFNLSGCLNLFKRHLHMEDFALKVRSLQALGFILIARPEYMLEEDIGKIIESTLSDEANRRMKMQGLQNMYDYLIDAEKQLGSDKPVDITVNPVEQGGHTVPVAAGAGDTNICGGIVQLYWDKILARCLDCDDQIRQIALKIVEVVLRQGLVHPITCVPYLIALETDPLEANQKLAHHLLMNMHEKYPAFFESRLGDGLQMSFSFMQSISQVDSESNQNPQQKGSGKNDHISSTLTQARLGVSRIYKLIRGNRISRNKFMTSIVRKFDNPTWTGSVISFLMYCTETLALLPFTTPDEPLYLVYSINRVIQVRAGAIESNLKALLHKDSAKTQHGNGTYQQDSAPAHIRMMDLNTRIQEEHAHWNNSYGHSTPFDLNGVVYQDPMDQFTSHQTHYGEANVHKMTPSDPPELSTDDLQKIQVDCLSAIALQLLLKLKRYLKVTYSLNDERCQAYSPTEPLKPGDPLSRQNVAFDLSDTRTDLPSTYQDLVLRYQEFKNAMREDTLDYTIYSSNVKKKRPTPRKSSRSAKKAVAYNEDDDDDDDDDRGWNGGGGRGMTARRLNYSTRNSNRR; encoded by the exons ATGAGCAATCCCAGCAGCTCCGGATTGGGTTCGAATTCGAGTTTGACTCAGTTCGGAATCGGTTTGGCTAATTCAGTGCAGTCGGATGTTGCTTCTCACTTGCCGCTACCTTCCCTACCCGTATTCTGCGGCGCGGCTCGACCTGGGGAGCTCAAGCTCTTCGATGAGGTTGCCGAAGGTAGCAGTAGTAGTAGTGGCAACAGGTCGTTGAATCGCGCTGAGATTCTCTCGCAGTCAAGTAGAATCGCGAACATGCTTGGAGAAACTGATGTTTCTTACCT GGATCTTAGAAACGAGGCTAGGGAGCTCAACTGTAACTCTGTGGAGCCTTTTCAGTTATATGACCAAGTTCTACGATGCAATCCTGGAGCATTTGAGTATGGTATCCATG GTGCGACCTGCGATCCAGTCTGTACCAATGAGGAGCCTCTACAGAGAACTTCTGAGCCAAGTGTTCCTGTCAAGATTCAACGACAGGCAGATCATCATTTAGCTAGGAGTATCCAGCCTGAACCAGTGAAAAGGGTATTACGATCAAATCATGTTGAAAATCATAGTTGGCATCCTGAACCTTTGATAAACGAACCACAAGATGATATTGCAACTCATGACTCGAGACCTGAAACGATCACCATGAAT GATTCTGCTTCCAAAAAGTCAACGGGCAAGAAGAAACGTAAAGATGGCGCTGGCCCTGGCGCGTCTTCAGTTCAACCAGATTCATCTGTGCTTCAAG AGTCCATCATAAAAAGCTTTTGTGAGATGCTGGAGGACTTCTGTGGCAAAGCTGAAGTTCCGGGTGATGATAGGAATGACGCAGAATGGTCGTCAATGCCTGTTGATGAAGTTCGTGTTCTTGTAACTGAATTGATGACCATAAGGTCAAAAATGCTTTTGCATATGGTACCTGTTGATATTCTATCGAGGTTATTGCACACTCTGGATCATCAGATACATAGGGCCGAAGGCTTGTCAATTAATAGTGAGCAT TCAGATTCAGATTCACTGGCGTTGGTTCTTGGTGCCCTTGAGTCAATCCATGCATCGCTTGCAGTGATGGCCAACTGTGATATGCCGAAGCAGCTCTACAAGGAAGAG GTGATTGAGAGAATTCTGGAGTTTTCTCGGCATCAAATGATGGCTGTTATGTCTGCTTATGATCCATCATACCGCAGCGCAAGTAAACCCGCAGATAATGTGGCATTTGAAG gtgatgatggtgatgatctTGATCCTGACATGGGCTCAGCCAGTAAAAGGCGGCGCACAGGAAAAAGTGGCAAAGTGAAGAAGTCGGCAGTGAACAG GATCTCTGGAACAGTGAATACTGCACTACAGAAACTTTGCACTATTCTTGGCTTACTCAAGGAGCTGTTGTTAGTAGAAAGGTTGTCTGACAGTTGCATTTTACAACTATTGAAGACAAGTATGGCAACATTTTTGGTGGAAAATATCCAACTTCTGCAGCTTAAAGCAATTAGCTTAATCAGTGGT ATATATAATTCATATGCTCAACACCGAACGTATGTGATAGATGAGATATCTCAATTGCTTTGGAAGCTACCTTCCTCAAAACGAATGTTGAGAGCCTATCATCTCCCTGATGAAGAACAAAAGCAGATTCAAATGGTCACTGCTTTGCTCATTCAGTTGGTTCACAACAGCACAAGCCTTCCTGAAACCCTGAGACAGGCTTCCAGTGCAAACTCCATACTGGAGACTCCAGTTGATGTTGGCTACCTAACTAAATGTCATGAGGCGGCTACAGAAACATGTTGCCTTTTCTGGACTCGTGTCCTTGGACGACTTGCCAGTTTGAAGGCTCAGGATGCTTCTGAGATAAAAGTGATAACCGAGAACCTTGTTAATGATCTACTGACCGCATTGAATCTTCCTGAATACCCATCTGTTTCTCTTATTCTTGAG GTTCTCTGTGTCATACTGCTGCACAATGCAGGGTTGAAATCAAAAGATGTCTCTGCCCGGTCAATGGCCATTGACTTGCTAGGTATAATTGCTACCAGGTTGAAACAGGATGCTGTCCTCTGCAGTGAAGACAGATTTTGGACATTACTAGAATCAGATAGTGAAGGTAGAGTTGACCAAGTTGGCACAAAAGATTGCGCTCTTTGTTTAGGTAAAAGCTCTGGAAACTTATTGGTCTGTCAAATTTGTCCAAGGCGGTTTCATGCTGGCTGTCTGGGTTTAAAGGAACTAGACATTCCAAGTCGAAATTGGCACTGTCCGTTTTGCATATGCAAGAGACAACTTCTAGTACTGCAGTCTTACTGTAAGACAGACACCAAGAGTACTGGTATGGTTGAGTCAGAAGAAGATCCAAACATGATTACACAGACAGAAGTTGTGCAACAGATGCTCCTGAATTATCTTCAGGATGCTGGATCTGCTGATGATGCGCATACTTTCATTTGCTG GTTTCATCTGTGCCTTTGGTATAAAGATGTTCCAAAATCTCAGAAAAGGTTCAAATATTACGTTATCAGACTGAAAGCAAAGTCAATAATCCGTAACTCTGGAGCAACTACGTCGTTGTTGACAAGAGATGCTGTTAAGAAGATTACTTTAGCTCTTGGACGAAATAGTTCCTTTTCCAGAGGATTTGATAAGATTCTACACATGCTCCTG gctAGTTTAAGAGAGAACTCTCCCATAATCAGGGCTAAAGCTATGCGAGCA GTTAGTACAATTGTTGAAGCTGATCCAGAGGTACTGTGCGATAAGCGTGTTCAGTTGGCTGTTGAAGGAAGGTTTTGTGATTCTGCTATATCTGTTAGAGAAGCAGCACTTGAACTTGTTGGTAGGCATATTGCATCACATCCTGATGTTGGTTCAAAG TATTTTGAGAAGGTCGCTGAGAGGATTAAGGATACTGGAGTGAGTGTTCGAAAACGAGCCATAAGGATCATACGTGACATGTGTACTTCAAATCCAAGCTTCTCTGAATTTACAAGTGCATGTGCCGAGATATTATCTCGAATCAGTGATGATGAGTCTAGCATCCAG GATCTTGTGTGCAAAACTTTCTATGAATTTTGGTTTGAGGAACCTCCAGGGCATCATACTCAATTTGCTAGTGATGCTAGCTCCATTCCAGTGGAAGTGGAAACTAAAACTAAGCAAATGGTTGGGTTGTTAAGGCGGACTCCAAATCACCAGCTTCTTGTAACAATTATTAAGCGTGCCCTGGCTCTTGATTTTTTCCCTCAAGCAACTAAAGCTGCTGGTATCAACCCAGTTGCTCTTGCAACAGTACGCAGGCGCTGCGAGCTGATGTGCAAATGCTTACTGGAAAAAATATTGCAG GTAGAAGAAATGAGCCGTGAAGAAGGAGAGGTGCAAGTGCTTCCTTATGTACTTCTTTTGCATGCTTTCTGTCTGGTGGATCCTTGGCTGTGTACACCGTCTTCAGACCCTACTAAGTTTGTTATCACCCTACAACCATACCTGAAGTGTCAG GTTGATAGTAGAATAGGAGCACAGTTTCTAGAGagtattattttcataattgaTTCTGTCCTGCCCTTGATTCGCAAGCTGCCTTTTAGTGTCACTGAAGACCTGGAGCAAGATCTAAAGCATATGATTGTTCGGCATTCATTTCTAACTGTTGTTCACGCTTGCGTTAG GTGTCTCTGTTCTGTGAGTAAATTGATGGGAAAAGGTGTTAGCGTAGTCGAGCATCTTCTTCAGTTCTTTTTTAAGCGGTTGGAGTCCCAAGTGGCTGTTAACAACCAG ATTGCTGGGCGGTCCCTCTTTTGTCTTGGGTTACTTATTCGCCATGGTAACTCTCTTATTAGCACCTCAGGTAGTAGGAGTTTCAATCTCTCTGGCTGTCTCAATTTATTCAAACGACACCTCCACATGGAAGATTTTGCTTTGAAAGTCAGGTCCCTGCAG GCTTTAGGTTTCATTCTAATTGCACGGCCTGAATACATGTTGGAAGAAGACATTGGAAAGATAATAGAGAGTACATTATCAGATGAAGCAAACAGACGTATGAAG ATGCAAGGATTACAAAACATGTATGATTACCTTATTGATGCGGAAAAACAATTGGGATCAGATAAACCTGTTGATATCACGGTTAACCCAGTTGAGCAAGGTGGACATACTGTACCCGTGGCCGCTGGTGCAGGTGACACCAATATTTGCGGAGGTATTGTGCAGTTGTATTGGGATAAGATATTAGCTAGATGCTTGGACTGTGATGATCAAATTCGCCAGATTGCTCTCAAG ATAGTGGAAGTCGTACTACGTCAAGGTCTTGTTCATCCTATTACATGTGTTCCTTATTTGATTGCCCTCGAAACAGATCCTCTGGAGGCCAACCAAAAGCTGGCCCATCATTTACTAATGAATATGCATGAAAA GTATCCGGCTTTTTTTGAAAGCCGTCTCGGTGACGGACTTCAAATGTCGTTCAGCTTCATGCAATCCATCAGCCAGGTCGATtcagaatcaaatcaaaatccTCAGCAGAAGGGTTCGGGGAAGAATGATCATATTAGTAGCACTCTCACACAAGCTAGACTTGGAGTCTCTAGGATCTACAAGCTTATCCGTGGAAACCGGATTTCTCGAAACAAATTTATGACTTCTATTGTTCGCAAGTTTGATAATCCAACCTGGACCGGCTCAGTTATATCCTTCCTGAT GTATTGCACCGAAACCCTTGCTTTACTCCCATTCACAACACCTGATGAGCCACTCTATCTTGTGTATTCCATAAACCGAGTTATACAAGTCCGGGCTGGTGCAATCGAGTCAAATTTGAAGGCTTTGTTGCATAAAGATTCTGCAAAGACTCAGCATGGAAATGGAACGTACCAACAAGATTCGGCTCCTGCGCATATTCGCATGATGGATTTGAACACAAGAATTCAAGAAGAGCATGCGCATTGGAATAATTCCTATGGCCATTCGACTCCGTTTGATCTCAATGGAGTAGTGTACCAAGATCCCATGGATCAGTTTACGTCACATCAAACCCATTATGGCGAAGCAAATGTGCACAAGATGACCCCATCTGACCCTCCTGAATTATCCACCGATGATTTGCAGAAAATTCAG GTTGATTGCTTATCAGCTATAGCTTTACAACTACTTTTGAAGCTCAAGAGATACTTAAAAGTCACGTACAGCTTAAATGATGAACGGTGCCAA GCTTATTCTCCAACAGAACCATTGAAGCCAGGAGATCCTCTGTCCAGACAAAACGTTGCCTTTGACCTCAGCGATACGCGCACTGACTTACCTTCAACATATCAAGACTTGGTTCTGAGATATCAG GAGTTCAAAAACGCGATGAGAGAAGATACACTTGACTACACCATATATTCATCAAACGTCAAGAAAAAACGCCCAACGCCAAGAAAAAGCTCAAGATCTGCAAAAAAAGCAGTAGCCTACAATGAGGAtgacgacgatgatgatgatgatgacagaGGTTGgaatggaggaggaggaaggggTATGACTGCTCGTAGACTGAATTACAGCACCAGAAATAGCAACAGAAGGTAA
- the LOC130508667 gene encoding uncharacterized protein LOC130508667 — MTVRNGETCYFWSSNWSPFGSISKHLRGESSHNTGIPRTATLAELWELSDWNLPPARSDAQVRVQSFLSTLQITNEPDKFEWMPGGNKSKVYSTKTVYNLLRDHHEQVSWSKEVWISMGIPRHKFLPWLFVLDRCPTKNRMVEWGIDIDPVCILCNSGIESKDHLYYSCPYSWEVWNSVANRSGFTSPTAWSDVLTR; from the coding sequence ATGACAGTGAGAAATGGCGAAACTTGCTATTTTTGGTCAAGTAACTGGTCACCATTTGGAAGCATCTCGAAACACCTTCGGGGCGAAAGCTCCCACAACACTGGTATCCCTAGAACGGCTACCTTGGCAGAGCTTTGGGAGCTCAGCGATTGGAACCTCCCTCCAGCACGGTCAGATGCACAAGTCCGTGTTCAGTCCTTCCTGTCAACCCTTCAGATTACTAATGAACCAGATAAATTCGAGTGGATGCCAGGGGGGAATAAATCTAAGGTGTACTCAACAAAGACCGTCTATAATTTGTTGCGTGATCACCATGAACAGGTTTCTTGGTCAAAGGAGGTCTGGATCTCTATGGGCATCCCTAGGCACAAGTTCTTGCCCTGGTTATTTGTTCTTGATAGGTGCCCTACAAAGAATAGGATGGTGGAGTGGGGAATCGACATTGACCCTGTCTGCATTCTATGCAACTCCGGCATTGAGTCCAAAGACCACTTATACTATTCTTGCCCTTATTCGTGGGAGGTTTGGAACTCAGTGGCTAATAGATCGGGATTTACTTCTCCAACAGCATGGAGCGACGTCCTCACTCGGTGA
- the LOC108837579 gene encoding defensin-like protein 149: protein MMKKAPQLSFTVLTIFIILVLGTMANAQERKKICNQRHIPLAKNGLCVESECQAKCVERHGTNGKGTCYGTKEKNDVTCFCGTPC, encoded by the exons ATGATGAAGAAAGCTCCTCAACTATCGTTTACAGTCTTAACTATCTTCATCATTCTTGTGCTag GAACGATGGCAAATgcacaagaaagaaaaaagatctGTAATCAACGACATATCCCTTTAGCCAAAAATGGGCTGTGTGTTGAATCTGAATGCCAAGCTAAGTGCGTTGAGAGACACGGAACTAATGGGAAGGGTACATGTTATGGGACAAAGGAAAAAAACGATGTGACTTGCTTTTGCGGAACTCCTTGTTAA
- the LOC108839910 gene encoding ribosome biogenesis protein WDR12 homolog has translation MEGEGEDASKVIHVKFVTKLYPPFKAPVSSVVIPSNVTRLGLSSIVNSLLTLEKPEAFDFLIDGELIRMSLEQFLLAKGISAEQTLEIEYIRAVAPRKEEKPSLHDDWVSAVDGSSPRFILTGCYDGLGRIWDSPGSCTHILEGHTGAISSVAFVNSQGAESVTVATASKDRTLRLFKVDTSESGDSTTRVRAYKILRGHKASVQSVVAEKHGTMVCSSSWDCTINLWNTDESESELSVSGKKRKGNNQAEETQLEGEAETTFVGHTQCVSSVVWPEHDVIYSSSWDHSVRRWDVPTGKDTLNLYCGKALNTVGVGGEGSALVAAGGSDPVLRVWDPRKPGTSAPVFQFSSHSSWISTCKWHESSWFHLLSASYDGKIMLWDLRTAWPLSIIDTHKDKVLCADWWKGDSVVSGGADSNLRISSRISIS, from the exons ATGGAGGGTGAAGGAGAAGATGCATCAAAAGTAATTCACGTGAAGTTCGTGACGAAGCTTTACCCTCCTTTCAAAGCTCCGGTTAGCTCCGTAGTTATCCCTTCAAATGTCACTCGTCTCGGTCTCTCTTCCATCGTCAACTCTCTCCTCACTCTAG AGAAGCCTGAGGCATTTGACTTCCTGATCGATGGGGAGCTTATTCGAATGTCACTCGAACAGTTTCTTCTCGCCAAGGGAATCTCTGCg GAACAAACTCTTGAAATCGAATACATAAGAGCTGTGGCACCACGGAAGGAGGAGAAACCCTCCTTGCATGATGACTGGGTCTCTGCTGTTGATGGTTCTTCTCCcag GTTCATTTTGACCGGATGCTATGATGGTTTAGGAAG GATATGGGACTCTCCTGGATCGTGTACACACATTTTAGAAGGCCACACTGGGGCAATCTCCTCCGTTGCTTTTGTTAATTCCCAAG GTGCAGAAAGTGTTACTGTAGCAACCGCCTCTAAGGATCGGACATTGAGATTGTTTAAG GTTGATACATCTGAATCTGGTGACTCTACTACAAGAGTTAGGGcgtacaagatattgcgtgggCACAAGGCGTCAGTGCAAAGTGTTGTAGCGGAGAAACACGGGACCATG GTTTGCTCAAGTTCGTGGGATTGCACGATCAATTTATGGAACACAGATGAGTCTGAGTCTGAGTTGTCAGTTTCagggaagaaaagaaaagggaaTAATCAGGCCGAGGAAACtcaattagag GGAGAGGCGGAGACTACGTTTGTTGGACACACACAGTGCGTATCATCAGTTGTTTGGCCAGAGCATGATGTTATTTATTCTTCTTCATGGGACCATTCTGTAAGGAGATGGGATGTTCCGACAGGGAAAGATACTTTGAACTTG TACTGTGGAAAAGCTCTAAACACGGTTGGTGTTGGCGGTGAAGGTTCAGCACTTGTAGCTGCTGGAGGTTCAGATCCAGTCCTTAGAGTATGGGATCCTCGTAAGCCTG GAACATCCGCTCCCGTGTTTCAATTCTCTTCACACTCATCATGGATATCCACGTGTAAATGGCACGAAAGCTCTTGGTTTCACTTGCTCTCAGCTTCCTATGATGGCAAAATCATGCTCTGGGATCTCAGAACCGCT TGGCCTTTGTCGATTATCGACACACACAAGGATAAG GTTTTATGTGCGGACTGGTGGAAAGGAGACAGCGTAGTGAGCGGAGGAGCAGACTCTAACCTTCGAATATCTTCCCGAATCTCAATttcttag